In the genome of Fibrobacter sp., the window GAACGCTTCGAGAACATCGTCATCGTGGTGAGCCACGACCGTCACTTCCTCAATGCGGTCTGCACGCACACCTGCGATATCGACTACGGCAAAATCAACATCTACGGCGGTAACTACGAATTCTGGTACGCAGCTAGCCAGCTCGCCCAGAAGCAGCGCAAGGACCAGAACCGCCGCGCCGAAGAAAAGATTGAAGAATTGAAGGCGTTCATCCGCCGCTTCGCCTCTAACGCAGCCAAGGCCAAGCAGGCCACAAGCCGCAAAAAACTCCTCGACAAGATGACCGTCGAAGAAATGCCGGCATCGAGCCGCAAGTTCCCGTGGGTCAACTTCAAGATGGAACGCGAACCGGGCAAGATCGTGCTCGAAGTCAAGAACGCCGACATCGACGGTGGCGACGGCATCATCTGCAAGGGCCTCAACTTCAGCCTCAATAACGGGGACAAGGTCGCGCTCGTCGGTGAATACGACACGCTCAAGACGGCCTTCTTCCAGCTTATCGCCGAAGAGACGAAGGCTCCCGAAGGCGTGCTCAAGTGGGGCAACACCATCAGCTACAGCTACTTCCCGAAGAACAACGACGCCTACTTCGGCTGCGACCTCTCCCTCGTGGATTGGCTGCGCCAGTACAGCAAGGAACAGGACGAAACCTTCATCCGCGGGTTCCTCGGCCGCATGCTCTTCACCGGCGAAGAAGCCCTCAAGAGCGCGAACGTCCTTTCCGGTGGCGAAAAGGTGCGCTGCATGCTCAGCCGCATGATGCTCAGCAACGCGAACTGCCTCTTGCTCGACGAACCGACGGCACACCTCGACTTGGAAGCCATTACGGCCCTCAACAACGGCCTCACCGCATTCCAGGGCCCCATCATCTTCTGCTCGCAGGACCACGAATTTGTACAAACTGTCGCAAACCGTGTCCTCGAACTCACGCCGAACGGAGTGCTCGACCGCAGCATCACCTTCGACGAATGGCTTGAAAGCAAAAAAACGAGGAAAAAGTAAAAAAACGTCCGGAACGATTGCTGTTCATCGCCTGTTTTTTGCACATAAATCAGCTATATGGCCCTTCATCCAGAAGGGCCTTTTTTTGGGCTTGGAAAAATATATTTTACTCGCAAAACAATAAAAAGGAGAACTTCATGACAGCATTTATTCGAACTCTCGTAGCCATCGCTGCCATATTTACCGTTAGCACTTTTGCCGCAGAAAAGGTCTATATGCCTCCCGTCGGCACCACCAATATCCACAACGACTACGGTATCGCCGCCCAGAAATTGATGAAGACCTATATCGAAGACGACGGACGTTTTGTCCTTATCGTAGGTACCGCAAGCGACAGCGTCGACATCGGCAATTTCGAAACTGTAAAGAAAAAGGCCACGGAAAAGGGATGCTCCAAGATTCTCATCGCCGAATTCACGCGCCTGGGCGAACACGTCATCCTCTCGTTCAAGCTCTACAACACGAGCAACGAATCGCCCATCTGGCAAGACCGCATGAAGGCGGCCAATCCCGACGATTTCGACCCCATCATCCAGCGCATGGCGCGCACCGTCGGCACTAAGGAAAAAGCCACAACCAACCAAGACATCTACAACGTCACCGAACAAGAGAACAAGCGTCGCAAGCACCTGAAGGCGTACTCCT includes:
- a CDS encoding ABC-F family ATP-binding cassette domain-containing protein → MLNVSNVSLQYGSRVLFKEVNLSFKRGNCYGVIGANGAGKSTFLKILSGELEPNTGEVTKDPGERIAVLKQDHFAYEQNTVLETVMMGFPELYELSKKRDELYALPEMTEEQGMQAMEIETRFGEIGGYEADSSAAVLLKGLGIPEEFHYSLMADLDGGQKIRVLLAQALFGNPDILLLDEPTNHLDLETVGWLEDYLERFENIVIVVSHDRHFLNAVCTHTCDIDYGKINIYGGNYEFWYAASQLAQKQRKDQNRRAEEKIEELKAFIRRFASNAAKAKQATSRKKLLDKMTVEEMPASSRKFPWVNFKMEREPGKIVLEVKNADIDGGDGIICKGLNFSLNNGDKVALVGEYDTLKTAFFQLIAEETKAPEGVLKWGNTISYSYFPKNNDAYFGCDLSLVDWLRQYSKEQDETFIRGFLGRMLFTGEEALKSANVLSGGEKVRCMLSRMMLSNANCLLLDEPTAHLDLEAITALNNGLTAFQGPIIFCSQDHEFVQTVANRVLELTPNGVLDRSITFDEWLESKKTRKK